The proteins below come from a single Demetria terragena DSM 11295 genomic window:
- a CDS encoding peptide chain release factor 3, which translates to MNTSISLPRRTFAVISHPDAGKSTLTEALALHADALDEAGAVHGKRGRRATVSDWMDMEKARGISVSSTALQFTYRDHVLNLVDTPGHADFSEDTYRVLSAVDCAIMLVDAAKGLEEQTLKLFRVCAQRGIPIITVINKWDRPGMEPLELMDEIERDINVQPTPLTWPVGIAGEFRGVLERSSGDFVQYEKTPGGATKAQQQRRTAAEAQDLVPDEWTTAHDEAGLLEAVEATHDQQRFLAGESTPVLFASALLNFGVSHLLDTLVELAPGPAPAVTVSGDLRGLDEPFSAMVFKVQAGMDPAHRDRLAFARVQSGMFERGMTVTHVPTGRPLTTKHATVVFGRERSTVEQAVPGDIIGLVNSSELAVGDTISATPVVEYPRIVRFNPEHFAVARARDTGRFKQFRSGIEQLDHEGAIQVLRSDLRGNQAPVLAAVGPMQFDVVKARMEHEFRTVIDLETLPYSLAREVTTEQAPVVNRERNAEVLHRSDGTLLALFSDKWRAQAITRAHPDLGLVLTD; encoded by the coding sequence ATGAATACCTCTATCTCCCTACCTCGCCGCACGTTCGCCGTCATTAGTCACCCGGACGCCGGTAAATCGACCCTCACCGAGGCGCTTGCGTTGCACGCCGATGCCTTGGATGAGGCAGGAGCCGTCCACGGAAAGCGTGGCCGCCGAGCCACCGTGTCGGACTGGATGGATATGGAGAAGGCGCGCGGAATCTCCGTCAGTTCCACTGCGCTGCAGTTCACCTACCGCGATCACGTGCTCAACCTGGTCGATACCCCGGGCCACGCAGATTTCTCCGAAGACACCTACCGGGTGCTCTCTGCGGTCGACTGCGCGATCATGCTGGTCGACGCCGCCAAGGGCCTAGAGGAGCAGACCCTCAAACTCTTCCGCGTTTGTGCGCAGCGCGGCATCCCCATCATCACCGTGATCAATAAGTGGGACCGCCCGGGCATGGAGCCCCTGGAACTGATGGACGAGATCGAGCGGGACATCAACGTCCAGCCCACCCCGCTCACCTGGCCGGTCGGTATCGCGGGTGAGTTCCGAGGGGTGTTGGAGCGCTCGTCCGGCGACTTCGTGCAGTACGAAAAGACACCGGGCGGCGCGACCAAGGCACAGCAGCAACGGCGTACCGCCGCTGAGGCGCAGGACCTCGTCCCTGACGAGTGGACAACCGCCCACGACGAGGCCGGTCTCCTCGAAGCAGTCGAGGCCACCCACGACCAACAGCGCTTCCTCGCCGGCGAATCCACCCCGGTGCTCTTTGCCTCGGCCCTTCTCAACTTTGGCGTCTCCCACTTGCTCGACACCTTGGTCGAGCTTGCGCCCGGCCCGGCTCCAGCCGTCACGGTGTCTGGCGATCTGCGCGGCCTCGACGAACCGTTCAGCGCGATGGTCTTCAAGGTGCAGGCCGGTATGGACCCGGCTCACCGCGACCGCCTGGCCTTCGCGCGCGTGCAATCCGGGATGTTCGAGCGCGGGATGACCGTCACCCACGTCCCGACCGGACGGCCGCTGACGACCAAGCACGCGACCGTCGTCTTCGGACGCGAGCGCTCGACCGTCGAGCAGGCGGTTCCGGGCGACATCATTGGACTCGTGAACTCATCGGAGTTGGCTGTAGGCGACACCATCAGCGCGACGCCCGTCGTGGAGTACCCGCGCATCGTGCGGTTCAACCCGGAACATTTCGCCGTGGCCCGGGCGCGCGATACCGGCCGATTCAAGCAGTTCCGCAGCGGTATCGAGCAACTCGACCACGAGGGCGCGATCCAGGTGTTGCGCTCAGATCTGCGAGGAAACCAGGCGCCGGTTCTTGCCGCCGTCGGACCGATGCAGTTCGACGTGGTCAAGGCACGGATGGAGCACGAGTTCCGGACCGTCATCGACCTGGAGACCCTGCCCTACTCGCTAGCCCGCGAAGTGACCACTGAACAAGCCCCTGTGGTGAACCGGGAACGCAACGCCGAGGTGTTGCACCGGTCCGACGGCACCTTGTTGGCGCTCTTCTCTGACAAATGGCGTGCGCAGGCGATCACCCGAGCCCATCCCGATCTTGGACTCGTCCTGACCGACTGA
- the metE gene encoding 5-methyltetrahydropteroyltriglutamate--homocysteine S-methyltransferase produces the protein MTTPITATVLGLPRIGPRRELKKAIESYWAGRMSAADLDSEARRLRTAQVRTLIDAGLDSIPVNTFSYYDQMLDTAVMLGALPSRYTESGQPLDQYFAAARGNDALAPLEMTKWFDTNYHYIVPEIGPDTAFSLHPEKVLAEVAEAREIGAAARPVLIGPVTFLKLAKPVGGESALLARTSELVPLYIDLLQQLADVGVDWVQIDEPSLVTDLDDDELQVVRATYDALARSTSRPAILLATYFGSLGGAASAVAAVDGLAVDLVAGEAPAREALRGKQIVAGVVDGRNIWRNDLDASLATLSSIVEAADTVAVSTSCSLLHVPYSLEGEDGLDDALRSWLAFGAEKTAEVTTLAAALQDSASVSAQFQASRDAIQGRREDPRLQREDVRAQLADVDTSARTRRPAQERRELQAERLNLPPLPTTTIGSYPQTAEIRLARGDLRKGRIDEAEYARRMRAEIDAVIDLQEQLGLDVLVHGEPERNDMVQYFAELLDGFAATTNGWVQSYGTRCVRPPILFGDVARPKPMTVDWIGYAQSRTAKPVKGMLTGPVTILAWSFVRDDQPLATSADQVALAIRAETIDLESGGAAIVQVDEPALRELMPLRKADQPAYLEWAVNAFRLATSGVSDAVQVHTHLCYSEFGEVIESIAALDADVTSLEAARSRMEVLDDLNAIGYDLGVGPGVYDIHSPRVPSVEEIATSLRAALAAVPAERLWVNPDCGLKTRGNAEVAESLRHLVEATRQVRPSS, from the coding sequence GTGACAACCCCCATTACCGCGACCGTTCTTGGTTTGCCGCGCATCGGCCCCCGTCGCGAACTGAAGAAGGCCATCGAGTCGTACTGGGCTGGGCGCATGAGCGCCGCAGACCTGGACTCGGAGGCACGACGATTGCGTACCGCGCAGGTACGCACACTGATCGACGCGGGACTCGATTCAATCCCGGTCAACACCTTCAGTTATTACGACCAAATGCTCGACACGGCCGTCATGCTCGGCGCGCTTCCGTCGCGCTACACGGAGTCCGGCCAACCACTTGATCAGTACTTCGCGGCGGCCCGTGGCAATGATGCACTCGCGCCGCTGGAGATGACCAAGTGGTTCGACACCAACTATCACTACATCGTTCCTGAGATCGGGCCTGACACGGCATTCTCTTTGCACCCGGAGAAGGTGCTCGCCGAGGTGGCCGAGGCGCGTGAGATCGGTGCGGCGGCGAGGCCCGTACTGATCGGCCCGGTCACCTTCCTGAAGTTGGCGAAGCCGGTCGGCGGTGAATCCGCTTTGCTTGCAAGGACTTCGGAGCTCGTGCCGCTTTATATCGACCTACTGCAGCAACTTGCAGACGTTGGCGTCGACTGGGTGCAAATCGACGAGCCGAGTTTGGTCACCGACCTTGACGACGATGAACTGCAGGTAGTGCGAGCGACCTATGACGCGCTTGCCAGGTCGACGAGTCGTCCGGCGATTCTGCTCGCGACCTACTTCGGCTCGCTGGGCGGTGCCGCCTCGGCAGTCGCGGCGGTCGACGGACTGGCAGTGGACTTGGTCGCCGGCGAAGCGCCCGCGCGGGAAGCGCTGCGGGGCAAGCAGATTGTGGCCGGAGTCGTGGATGGTCGAAACATCTGGAGGAACGATCTGGATGCGTCCCTCGCGACCCTGTCGTCGATCGTCGAGGCGGCAGACACGGTCGCGGTGTCGACCTCGTGCTCGCTCCTGCACGTGCCGTACTCCCTCGAAGGAGAAGACGGCCTCGACGACGCGCTGCGTTCCTGGCTTGCCTTTGGCGCTGAGAAGACGGCAGAGGTCACGACTTTGGCTGCAGCACTGCAGGATTCGGCATCAGTGAGTGCGCAGTTCCAAGCGTCTCGCGACGCGATTCAGGGGCGTCGAGAGGACCCGCGGCTCCAGCGGGAAGACGTCCGCGCACAACTGGCCGACGTGGATACGTCGGCGCGTACGCGGCGACCAGCCCAGGAACGCCGAGAGTTGCAGGCCGAGCGACTGAACCTTCCGCCGTTGCCGACAACCACGATCGGGTCCTACCCGCAGACCGCGGAGATCCGCTTGGCGCGGGGTGATTTGCGGAAGGGGCGCATTGACGAGGCCGAGTATGCGCGCCGCATGAGGGCGGAGATCGACGCAGTGATCGACCTCCAGGAGCAACTCGGCCTGGACGTCTTGGTGCACGGTGAGCCGGAGCGCAACGACATGGTGCAGTACTTCGCCGAGCTGCTCGACGGGTTCGCCGCCACCACCAATGGGTGGGTGCAGTCCTACGGCACCCGGTGCGTACGCCCCCCGATCCTGTTCGGCGACGTGGCCCGCCCCAAGCCCATGACCGTCGATTGGATCGGCTACGCCCAGTCGCGAACTGCCAAGCCGGTCAAGGGAATGCTCACCGGGCCGGTAACGATCCTGGCGTGGTCCTTTGTGCGCGATGATCAGCCTCTCGCGACCAGCGCAGACCAGGTCGCTCTCGCGATCCGTGCGGAAACGATCGACCTGGAATCCGGTGGGGCGGCCATCGTCCAGGTCGACGAGCCGGCCCTGCGCGAGCTCATGCCGCTGCGCAAAGCCGACCAACCTGCCTACCTGGAGTGGGCGGTGAACGCCTTCCGGCTAGCCACGAGCGGCGTCTCGGACGCGGTGCAGGTGCACACTCACCTGTGCTATTCCGAGTTCGGTGAGGTCATCGAGTCGATCGCGGCCCTCGATGCCGATGTCACATCCCTGGAAGCGGCGCGCTCCCGCATGGAGGTGCTCGATGACCTCAATGCGATCGGCTACGACCTCGGCGTGGGCCCGGGCGTCTATGACATCCACTCACCGCGGGTGCCTAGCGTCGAGGAGATCGCGACGTCGCTGCGCGCGGCCTTGGCGGCCGTACCTGCCGAGCGGTTGTGGGTCAATCCGGACTGCGGTCTCAAGACGCGGGGCAACGCGGAAGTCGCCGAGTCGCTGCGCCACCTGGTCGAGGCGACCCGGCAGGTACGCCCGTCGTCTTGA
- a CDS encoding superoxide dismutase produces MADYTLPELPYDYGALAPHISGEIMELHHSKHHDTYVKGANTALEQMAEMRDKDELTKVNLLEKNLAFNLAGHVNHSVFWPNMSPDGGDKPDGELQQAIDDQFGSFDAFRAHFTASALGIQGSGWSILAWDSIGQKLLICQLYDHQGNLPVGLTPLLMLDMWEHAFYLQYRNVKPDYVKAWWNIVNWADVIERFTRAREATSGLITP; encoded by the coding sequence ATGGCTGACTACACACTGCCCGAACTTCCCTACGACTACGGTGCGCTCGCGCCGCACATCAGCGGCGAGATCATGGAGTTGCACCACTCCAAGCATCACGACACCTACGTCAAGGGCGCCAACACCGCCCTTGAGCAGATGGCGGAGATGCGTGACAAGGACGAGTTGACGAAGGTCAACCTGCTGGAAAAGAACCTTGCGTTCAACCTGGCCGGTCACGTGAACCACTCGGTCTTCTGGCCGAACATGTCTCCGGACGGCGGCGACAAGCCCGACGGTGAATTGCAGCAGGCGATCGACGACCAGTTTGGGTCGTTCGATGCTTTCCGCGCTCACTTCACGGCAAGCGCGCTGGGTATCCAGGGCTCCGGCTGGTCGATTCTGGCTTGGGACTCTATTGGTCAGAAGTTGCTGATCTGTCAGCTCTATGACCACCAGGGGAACCTGCCGGTCGGACTGACCCCGCTGTTGATGCTCGACATGTGGGAGCACGCGTTCTACCTGCAGTACCGCAACGTCAAGCCGGACTACGTCAAGGCGTGGTGGAACATCGTCAACTGGGCCGATGTCATCGAGCGGTTTACCCGTGCGCGGGAAGCCACCTCGGGCCTCATCACCCCGTAA